In a genomic window of Pseudomonas mohnii:
- a CDS encoding hybrid sensor histidine kinase/response regulator — translation MTPEQMRDTSLLELFSLEAEAQTQVLNAGLLALERNPTQADQLESCMRAAHSLKGAARIVGVDAGVSVAHVMEDCLVSAQEGRLLLRPEHIDALLQGTDLLMRIATPNNAPAPEDIEAYVALMGVLLDPAAAAAVPVSAPASPLMAELQLEPPLTWLEEPAPVVEPLPEAPKKTRRTTENGERVLRVTAERLNSLLDLSSKSLVETLRLKPHLATMQRLKRTQNNGLRALENLNVHLKEHALSLEAQEALEDARRLLAESQQLLVEKNAELDEFVWQASQRAQVLYDTALACRMRPFADVLNGQVRMVRDLGRSLGKQVRLEIEGEKTQVDRDVLEKLEAPLTHLLRNAVDHGIETPEQRLLAGKPAEGLIRLRASHQAGLLVLELSDDGNGVDLEKVRSSIIERQLSTAQTAAQLSEEELLTFLFLPGFSLRDTVTEVSGRGVGLDAVQHMVRQLRGAVVLEQTAGEGSRFHLEVPLTLSVVRSLVVEVGGEAYAFPLAHIERMCDLEAADIVQVEGRQHFWYEGRHVGLVAASQLLQRPVNQGHQPTLKVVVIRERDTIYGVAVERFIGERTLVVLPLDERLGKVQDISAGALLDDGSVVLIVDVEDMLRSVDKLLNTGRLERIARQGDQAVEVARKRILVVDDSLTVRELQRKLLLNRGYDVAVAVDGMDGWNALRSEDFDLLITDIDMPRMDGIELVTLLRRDNRLQSLPVMVVSYKDREEDRRRGLDAGADYYLAKASFHDDALLDAVVELIGGARA, via the coding sequence ATGACCCCCGAGCAGATGCGCGACACCTCGTTGCTGGAACTGTTCAGCCTGGAAGCCGAGGCCCAGACCCAAGTGCTGAATGCGGGGCTGCTGGCCCTGGAGCGCAATCCCACCCAGGCCGATCAACTCGAGTCTTGCATGCGCGCGGCGCACTCGCTCAAGGGGGCGGCACGTATCGTCGGCGTGGATGCAGGCGTCAGCGTTGCCCACGTCATGGAAGATTGCCTGGTCAGCGCCCAGGAAGGCCGCCTGCTGCTGCGACCCGAACACATCGACGCGTTGCTGCAAGGCACCGATTTGCTGATGCGCATCGCGACGCCTAACAATGCTCCGGCGCCGGAAGATATCGAGGCCTATGTCGCCTTGATGGGGGTCCTGCTCGATCCGGCTGCGGCTGCCGCCGTTCCGGTCTCGGCCCCCGCCTCGCCGTTGATGGCGGAACTCCAGCTCGAACCGCCGCTGACCTGGCTCGAAGAGCCGGCACCTGTCGTCGAGCCGCTGCCCGAAGCGCCGAAAAAGACCAGGCGCACCACCGAGAACGGTGAGCGCGTGCTGCGGGTCACGGCCGAACGCCTGAACAGCCTGCTCGACCTGTCGAGCAAATCCCTGGTGGAAACCCTGCGCCTCAAACCGCACCTGGCCACCATGCAGCGTCTCAAACGCACGCAGAACAATGGCCTGCGCGCTCTGGAAAACCTCAACGTCCACCTCAAGGAGCACGCCCTGAGCCTCGAGGCCCAGGAAGCCCTCGAAGATGCACGGCGACTGTTGGCGGAGTCCCAGCAATTGCTGGTGGAAAAAAACGCCGAGCTGGATGAGTTCGTCTGGCAGGCCAGTCAACGCGCGCAGGTGTTGTACGACACCGCGCTGGCCTGTCGCATGCGTCCGTTCGCCGATGTCTTGAATGGTCAGGTGCGGATGGTCCGCGACCTCGGTCGCAGTCTCGGAAAACAGGTGCGCCTGGAAATCGAGGGTGAGAAGACCCAGGTTGACCGCGACGTGTTGGAAAAACTCGAAGCGCCGCTGACGCACCTGCTGCGCAATGCGGTCGATCACGGTATTGAAACCCCTGAGCAACGGCTGTTGGCGGGCAAGCCGGCGGAGGGCCTGATCCGGTTGCGCGCGTCCCATCAGGCGGGCTTGCTGGTGCTGGAACTGAGCGATGACGGCAACGGCGTCGACCTTGAGAAGGTCCGCAGCAGTATCATCGAGCGCCAGTTGTCCACGGCGCAAACCGCTGCCCAACTCAGCGAAGAGGAACTGCTGACCTTCCTGTTCCTGCCGGGTTTCAGCCTGCGCGACACGGTCACTGAAGTCTCCGGACGCGGGGTGGGTCTGGATGCAGTGCAGCACATGGTGCGCCAGTTGCGTGGCGCCGTGGTGCTGGAGCAGACGGCGGGCGAGGGCAGTCGCTTCCATCTCGAAGTGCCGCTGACCCTGTCGGTGGTGCGCAGCCTGGTGGTGGAAGTGGGCGGCGAGGCCTATGCCTTTCCCCTGGCCCACATCGAACGCATGTGCGATCTGGAGGCGGCTGACATTGTGCAGGTCGAGGGGCGTCAGCATTTTTGGTACGAGGGCCGGCATGTCGGCCTGGTGGCGGCCAGTCAGCTGTTGCAGCGCCCGGTCAATCAAGGCCACCAGCCGACCCTGAAAGTGGTGGTGATCCGCGAGCGCGATACGATCTACGGCGTGGCGGTCGAGCGCTTTATCGGCGAGCGGACCCTGGTGGTGTTGCCGCTGGATGAACGTCTGGGCAAGGTCCAGGACATTTCTGCCGGGGCTTTGCTCGACGACGGATCGGTGGTACTGATCGTCGATGTCGAAGACATGCTGCGCTCGGTGGACAAACTGCTCAATACCGGGCGCCTGGAGCGCATTGCCCGACAGGGCGACCAGGCAGTCGAGGTGGCCCGCAAGCGGATTCTGGTGGTCGACGACTCCCTGACCGTGCGTGAGCTGCAGCGCAAGCTGTTGCTTAATCGGGGCTATGACGTGGCCGTGGCGGTCGACGGCATGGACGGCTGGAATGCGCTGCGTTCAGAGGATTTCGATCTGCTGATTACCGACATTGATATGCCGCGCATGGACGGCATCGAACTGGTGACTTTGTTGCGCCGGGACAATCGATTGCAATCGCTGCCGGTGATGGTGGTGTCCTACAAGGATCGTGAAGAGGATCGTCGCCGTGGACTGGATGCTGGAGCCGACTATTATCTAGCCAAAGCCAGTTTTCATGACGACGCCCTGCTCGATGCAGTGGTTGAGCTCATAGGAGGAGCGCGGGCATGA